Proteins from a genomic interval of Medicago truncatula cultivar Jemalong A17 chromosome 3, MtrunA17r5.0-ANR, whole genome shotgun sequence:
- the LOC11422791 gene encoding phosphatidylinositol/phosphatidylcholine transfer protein SFH3 → MCDVMPAPLDRPVKIGHEMEHSEDEKKKKVGSIKKVALSASSKFKNSFTKKGRKHSRVMSICIEDSFDAEELQAVDALRQTLILEELLPSKHDDPHMMLRFLRARKYDIEKTKQMWTDMLKWRKEFGADTIMEDFEFEELDEVLKCYPQGHHGVDKDGRPVYIERLGQVDCNKLLQVTSVERYLKYHVREFERAFAVKLPACSIAAKKHIDQSTTILDVQGVGLRSMNKAARDLLQRLQKIDGDNYPESLNRMFIINAGSGFRLLWNTVKSFLDPKTTSKIHVLGNKYQSKLLEVIDASELPEFLGGTCTCADKGGCMLSDKGPWNDPEILKMAQNGVGRYTIKALSGVEEKTIKQEETAYQKGFKDSFPETLDVHCLDQPKSYGVYQYDSFVPVLDKAVDSSWKKTIQNDKYALSKDCFSNNNGMNSSGFSKQFVGGIMALVMGIVTIIRMTSSMPRKITEAALYGGNSVYYDGSMIKAAAISNNEYMAMMKRMAELEEKVTVLSVKPVMPPEKEEMLNNALTRVSTLEQELGATKKALEDALTRQVELEGQIDKKKKKKKKLFRFHW, encoded by the exons ATGTGTGATGTTATGCCCGCACCTCTTGACCGACCTGTCAAAATTG GTCAtgagatggaacattctgaggatgaaaaaaagaaaaaagttgggTCTATAAAGAAGGTGGCATTGAGTGCCTCGAGCAAGTTCAAAAATTCATTCACCAAGAAGGGGAGGAAGCACAGCAGAGTTATGTCTATCTGTATTGAGGATAGTTTTGATGCAGAAGAGTTACAGGCAGTTGATGCTCTTCGACAAACACTTATCTTGGAAGAGCTCTTACCCTCAAAGCATGATGATCCTCATATGATGCTAAG ATTTTTGAGGGCAAGAAAGTATGACAtagagaaaacaaaacaaatgtgGACAGATATGCTTAAGTGGAGGAAGGAATTTGGTGCTGACACTATCATGGAG gaTTTTGAATTCGAGGAACTAGATGAAGTTCTAAAATGCTATCCACAAGGACATCATGGAGTTGATAAGGATGGAAGACCTGTTTACATTGAAAGATTGGGTCAAGTTGATTGTAACAAGTTGTTGCAAGTAACCTCAGTGGAACGTTATCTCAAGTACCATGTACGAGAGTTTGAGAGGGCTTTTGCTGTTAAGTTGCCTGCATGTTCAATTGCAGCAAAGAAGCATATTGACCAAAGCACAACTATTTTGGATGTGCAAGGAGTG GGTCTTAGAAGTATGAACAAAGCTGCAAGGGATCTCCTCCAAAGGCTTCAGAAGATTGATGGTGACAACTATCCTGAG TCCCTGAACCGTATGTTCATCATCAATGCTGGTTCTGGATTTAGGCTATTGTGGAACACTGTAAAGTCATTCCTAGATCCCAAGACCACCTCAAAAATCCAT GTCCTAGGTAACAAATACCAGAGCAAGTTGCTTGAAGTAATTGATGCCAG TGAACTTCCGGAGTTCTTGGGTGGTACTTGTACTTGTGCTGATAAAGGTGGCTGCATGCTATCTGACAAGGGTCCATGGAATGATCCAGAGATCTTGAAG ATGGCTCAAAATGGTGTTGGCAGATACACAATAAAAGCTTTATCCGGGGTTGAGGAGAAAACAATCAAACAAGAAGAAACTGCATATCAGAAGGGATTCAAAGATTCATTTCCAGAGACACTTGATGTTCATTGTTTGGATCAACCCAAATCCTATGGT GTTTATCAGTATGATTCCTTTGTTCCAGTACTTGACAAAGCAGTTGATTCTTCGTGGAAGAAAACAATCCAAAACGACAAATACGCGCTTTCGAAAG ATTGTTTCTCCAACAATAATGGAATGAATTCTAGTGGATTTAGCAAACAATTTGTTGGTGGAATAATGGCACTTGTTATGGGAATTGTGACCATAATTCGCATGACAAGTAGCATGCCAAGGAAAATCACAGAAGCAGCACTTTATGGTGGCAACTCAGTGTATTATGATGGCTCCATGATAAAAGCAGCTGCAATTTCAAACAATGAGTATATGGCCATGATGAAGCGCATGGCTGAACTTGAAGAGAAAGTCACTGTTCTCAGTGTTAAGCCTGTCATGCCTCCAGAAAAAGAGGAAA